One part of the Sesamum indicum cultivar Zhongzhi No. 13 linkage group LG14, S_indicum_v1.0, whole genome shotgun sequence genome encodes these proteins:
- the LOC105176616 gene encoding probable serine/threonine-protein kinase WNK11: protein MPSMGSDMGDRDRELFVEVDPTGRYGRYSELLGSGAVKKVYRAFDQEEGIEVAWNQVKLRNLSDDETMINRLYSEVRLLGSLKNKNIIALYSVWRDEERNTLNFITEVCTSGNLREYRKKHRQVSMKALKKWSRQILKGLDYLHTNDPCVIHRDLNCSNIFINGNIGQVKIGDLGLAATVGKNHSAHSVLGTPEFMAPELYDEDYTEMIDIYSFGMCLLEMVTLELPYSECDNVVKIYKKVTSGVRPQAMNKVKDPEVKAFIEKCLAQPRARPSAADLLKDPFFDSILDDDDENGDNSIS from the exons ATGCCTAGCATGGGTTCTGACATGGGAGATCGTGATAGGGAGCTGTTTGTGGAAGTTGATCCAACTGGTAGGTATGGCCGGTATAGTGAGCTTCTCGGGTCGGGGGCTGTAAAGAAAGTGTATAGGGCCTTCGACCAAGAAGAAGGAATTGAGGTGGCATGGAACCAAGTTAAGTTACGGAACTTAAGCGACGATGAAACCATGATCAACCGGTTGTATTCAGAGGTTCGGTTGCTGGGGAGtttaaaaaacaagaatattaTCGCATTGTACTCAGTATGGAGGGATGAGGAGAGGAACACTCTGAATTTCATTACTGAGGTTTGTACATCAGGGAATTTGAGGGAATACAGGAAGAAGCATAGGCAGGTTTCAATGAAGGCTTTGAAGAAGTGGTCCAGGCAGATTCTCAAGGGCTTGGACTATTTGCACACTAATGACCCCTGTGTGATTCATAGGGATCTCAATTGTAgcaatattttcatcaatggCAATATTGGTCAG GTGAAGATCGGTGATTTGGGATTGGCAGCAACAGTGGGGAAAAATCACTCAGCCCATTCGGTGCTCGGAACACCAGAATTCATGGCACCTGAGTTATATGATGAGGACTACACGGAGATGATTGACATATATTCGTTCGGTATGTGCTTGCTGGAGATGGTGACTCTCGAGTTACCCTACAGTGAATGTGACAATGTTGTCAAGATATATAAAAAGGTGACTTCTGGGGTGAGACCTCAAGCCATGAACAAGGTTAAGGACCCTGAGGTGAAAGCATTCATCGAGAAGTGTCTTGCTCAGCCAAGGGCTAGACCATCAGCCGCTGATCTCCTCAAAGACCCGTTTTTTGACAGTATTCTTGATGACGACGATGAAAATGGTGATAATAGTATAAGCTAA